In Lentisphaerota bacterium, the following are encoded in one genomic region:
- a CDS encoding polysaccharide lyase 8 family protein: MKPTNVQPAKRRFVVATTALTLLAVAGGQSVLAEAEESRGAVVANDDLNILRERILKPLLEPVPEETVRTFMDALQSDGRWPDIDYKDHNTALWKAAYHLSNVTTLARALQSPESGLHGDESLRSAVLRSLDYWLSRDFQSSNWWWNKIGVPRNLLPTVLLIEHDLSAEQRSRASKILRRAGIGMTGQNLVWVAEITAGLGILENDPKLVATAYQRIADEIKISTREGIQPDFSFHQHGPCLYNHGYGAAFARDCSRIATQVTGTRFAFPSETIALLSSLILDGSQWMTRGSVTDFGGEGREITRKGQNAHYLSTAAQNMLLLPTGREMEFRDLEARAAGQPAPPLVGNRHFWRSDFMTHHRPGFYTSARMFSSRVANTDGAYNSEGLKSHHIADGCNLLLRSGLEYQDIFPVWDWQKIPGTTVEQRAELSGSPMRMGKTSFVGGVSDGEHGLAACDWERDGLSARKSWFFFDDAYACLGAGITCDSDGPVVTTLNQCNRVGDVWVAQDRRVRKLGSETNRLDAPGWIWHDEVGYVLLEPGSIHLHNGPQQGSWREINHRYSKEPVVRDVFSAWIDHGTRPQNVTYAYLVVPGLTTDALAQYVAHAPVTILSNAPTLQAVWHERLRTAGLAFYVAGKVEIRQGLTVAVNKPCLVLLTEAPEKLLLSVSNPMNKPVTVQLEVSRLVEGEQVAVLNDPQRSRITFLLPGGTDAGKSVSRAYAIR, translated from the coding sequence ATGAAGCCAACGAACGTTCAACCGGCCAAGCGCCGTTTCGTCGTGGCCACCACCGCGTTGACGCTGCTTGCCGTGGCAGGCGGACAGTCCGTCCTCGCGGAAGCCGAAGAATCTCGAGGTGCCGTGGTGGCCAATGACGATCTGAATATCTTGCGGGAGCGGATTCTGAAGCCGCTCTTGGAACCGGTTCCTGAGGAAACGGTTCGCACGTTCATGGATGCCTTACAGTCGGATGGCCGTTGGCCGGACATCGACTATAAAGACCATAACACGGCCCTCTGGAAGGCGGCCTATCATCTCAGCAACGTCACCACATTGGCGCGTGCGTTGCAGTCCCCCGAGTCAGGGCTACACGGTGACGAATCTCTGCGCAGCGCGGTTCTGCGCAGCCTCGACTACTGGCTGAGCCGCGACTTCCAGAGCTCGAACTGGTGGTGGAATAAGATTGGCGTGCCGCGCAATCTGTTACCCACCGTCTTGCTGATCGAACACGATCTCTCTGCCGAGCAGCGCAGCCGTGCCTCAAAGATTCTCCGCCGTGCGGGGATCGGCATGACCGGCCAGAACCTGGTATGGGTTGCCGAGATCACAGCGGGCCTGGGTATCCTGGAGAACGACCCGAAGCTGGTTGCAACGGCCTATCAGAGGATCGCCGACGAAATAAAAATCTCTACTCGCGAGGGGATCCAGCCCGACTTCAGCTTTCACCAACACGGCCCCTGCCTCTACAACCACGGCTACGGTGCCGCCTTCGCCAGGGACTGCTCCAGGATCGCCACCCAAGTCACTGGCACACGGTTTGCCTTCCCGTCCGAGACCATCGCTCTGCTGAGCAGCCTGATCCTGGATGGCAGCCAATGGATGACGCGGGGCAGCGTCACCGACTTCGGTGGCGAAGGTCGGGAGATCACGCGCAAGGGACAAAACGCCCATTATCTGAGCACAGCCGCCCAGAACATGCTCCTGCTTCCCACCGGACGCGAAATGGAGTTTCGCGACTTGGAGGCCCGAGCGGCGGGACAGCCCGCCCCGCCGCTGGTCGGCAACCGGCACTTCTGGCGATCGGATTTCATGACGCATCACCGGCCCGGCTTCTACACCTCCGCCCGCATGTTCTCCAGCCGGGTCGCCAACACGGATGGGGCCTACAATAGCGAGGGACTCAAAAGCCACCACATCGCCGATGGCTGCAATCTGCTGCTGCGTTCGGGGCTCGAATATCAAGACATCTTCCCGGTCTGGGATTGGCAGAAAATCCCCGGAACCACCGTCGAGCAGCGTGCGGAGCTGTCCGGCTCGCCCATGCGAATGGGCAAAACGAGCTTTGTCGGCGGGGTCTCGGACGGTGAGCATGGGCTGGCCGCGTGCGATTGGGAACGGGACGGGCTGTCGGCCCGCAAGAGCTGGTTCTTCTTCGACGACGCATACGCCTGCCTCGGCGCAGGGATCACGTGCGATTCGGACGGCCCCGTGGTGACGACGCTGAACCAGTGCAACCGGGTCGGAGACGTCTGGGTCGCCCAAGACCGCCGCGTGCGGAAGCTGGGCAGCGAAACCAACCGGCTCGACGCCCCCGGGTGGATCTGGCACGACGAGGTGGGCTACGTCCTGCTCGAACCCGGGTCGATTCACCTCCACAACGGCCCACAGCAGGGAAGCTGGCGGGAGATCAACCACCGGTATTCCAAGGAACCCGTCGTTCGCGATGTGTTCAGCGCATGGATTGACCATGGTACCCGCCCGCAGAACGTGACGTATGCGTACCTCGTGGTGCCGGGCCTCACAACCGATGCCCTCGCACAATACGTCGCGCACGCCCCGGTCACGATCCTCAGCAACGCCCCCACCCTGCAAGCCGTTTGGCACGAGCGACTCCGCACGGCCGGACTGGCCTTTTATGTGGCGGGCAAAGTCGAAATTCGGCAGGGATTGACAGTCGCCGTGAACAAGCCGTGCCTGGTCCTGCTCACGGAGGCTCCGGAGAAGCTGCTCCTCTCGGTCTCGAACCCCATGAACAAGCCGGTCACGGTTCAACTGGAGGTCAGCCGATTGGTTGAAGGCGAACAGGTCGCAGTCCTCAACGACCCACAGCGTTCCCGAATCACGTTTCTGCTGCCAGGCGGAACGGACGCAGGAAAGAGCGTGTCGCGAGCCTACGCAATACGGTAG
- a CDS encoding alpha-L-rhamnosidase has translation MFVTADQRYWLYLDGRRIGLGSERGCMRQWFYETYEISVSEGPHTLGAITWYLPENPSWAQASAQPGFLLAAEAPFTDQISTGLAPWESRVLKTVAFLDPTQQIGQNIGCGARVRYEGASWADVLECDQIPWSGVHQLLPGNNAFWQGASPQTWVLHPARLPAMRLEKRGGAAVVLVSPAPDAAEPLKLGNTIRAEAKQWQAMLEGRASGLHVPPHTSRRVLIDLRDYFCAYYALTTEGGEGSEISVAWAERLSTKPDAPIAPSERRTVDGLFFVGTADQFCPRNTVGRVSYEPLWWQAGRWVQITVTTAAAPLIIHGFNLLETGYPLVDESRFQSNDEILNAIAPVCYRTLQACAHETYMDCPYWEQLQYVGDTRIQALLTYVTSHDARLPEKALEIFRHSMTGASPFPASNYPSRKIQIIPPFALWWICMLHDYALWRGNRRFVKELMPMGWWILDHFLLLQRDDGLVESPAGWNYVDAVAFKGGEPPGAFRGGVSGVINWQVILALNALRDLSQWLGDTHRAALAEHRAAALTVACEQIFWDPQRQALADDLAHQSFSEHTQALALLTERLSVPVQALVQQALVGDTRLLRAGSYFSHYICLALRQIGAGNELHTRFHVWRRFLDAGFHTFPEGGIEGRSDCHAWSAHPLFHMLSSILGIRPATCGFETVLITPVLGPLRNVSGTMPHPKGDISVKIAISEHHGMAEVTLPAGLSGSFRWGTQTLDLHEGNQTITLGDGAS, from the coding sequence GTGTTTGTCACGGCGGACCAGCGCTACTGGCTCTATCTCGATGGCCGGCGGATCGGGCTGGGAAGCGAGCGGGGGTGCATGCGCCAATGGTTCTACGAGACATACGAAATCTCGGTGAGCGAAGGGCCGCACACGCTGGGAGCCATCACCTGGTATCTGCCCGAGAATCCCTCCTGGGCACAGGCGTCCGCGCAGCCGGGTTTTCTGTTGGCAGCGGAGGCACCGTTCACGGACCAAATCAGCACCGGGCTGGCGCCGTGGGAAAGCCGCGTCCTGAAGACTGTCGCCTTTTTGGATCCCACGCAGCAAATCGGACAAAACATCGGTTGCGGCGCACGCGTCCGTTATGAAGGCGCCTCCTGGGCGGATGTCCTGGAGTGTGACCAAATCCCATGGTCCGGGGTACACCAGCTACTTCCCGGCAATAACGCGTTCTGGCAGGGCGCATCACCGCAGACCTGGGTTCTTCATCCGGCCCGCCTTCCAGCCATGCGCCTGGAGAAGCGCGGCGGCGCAGCGGTAGTCTTGGTGTCTCCAGCGCCGGATGCAGCGGAACCGCTGAAGCTGGGCAACACGATCCGTGCGGAAGCGAAGCAATGGCAGGCTATGCTGGAGGGTCGTGCGTCCGGTCTGCATGTGCCGCCGCATACGTCACGCCGCGTCCTGATCGACCTGCGGGATTACTTCTGCGCGTATTATGCCCTGACCACGGAAGGCGGGGAAGGTTCGGAGATCTCGGTGGCCTGGGCAGAGCGGCTTTCGACAAAACCGGATGCGCCAATTGCGCCAAGTGAGCGCCGCACGGTCGACGGGTTGTTCTTCGTGGGAACCGCAGACCAGTTCTGTCCGAGGAACACCGTGGGCCGGGTCTCCTACGAACCGTTATGGTGGCAGGCGGGACGGTGGGTGCAGATTACGGTGACCACGGCCGCCGCCCCTTTGATCATCCATGGCTTTAATCTGCTGGAAACCGGATATCCCCTGGTGGACGAATCACGCTTCCAAAGTAATGATGAGATCCTAAACGCCATAGCGCCAGTCTGCTATCGCACCCTGCAGGCGTGCGCCCATGAAACCTACATGGATTGCCCCTATTGGGAGCAGTTGCAGTATGTCGGCGATACGCGAATCCAGGCGCTCTTAACCTATGTCACCAGCCACGATGCGCGCCTGCCCGAGAAGGCGCTGGAAATCTTTCGACACAGCATGACCGGCGCATCTCCTTTTCCTGCCAGCAATTATCCCAGCCGGAAGATACAGATCATACCGCCCTTCGCGCTCTGGTGGATCTGCATGTTGCACGATTACGCGCTCTGGCGCGGCAACCGGCGGTTTGTAAAAGAACTGATGCCGATGGGGTGGTGGATACTAGACCACTTTCTCCTGCTGCAACGTGACGACGGATTGGTGGAATCTCCCGCCGGGTGGAACTATGTGGACGCAGTGGCGTTCAAAGGCGGGGAGCCTCCGGGAGCTTTTCGTGGCGGAGTGAGTGGCGTGATCAACTGGCAGGTGATTCTGGCCTTGAATGCGCTTCGCGATCTTTCCCAATGGCTCGGGGACACTCACCGCGCCGCCCTCGCCGAGCACCGCGCCGCCGCCTTGACCGTCGCGTGTGAACAAATCTTCTGGGACCCGCAGCGCCAGGCGCTCGCTGACGATCTTGCGCACCAGTCCTTTTCAGAACATACGCAGGCGCTCGCCCTGCTCACAGAAAGGTTGTCCGTGCCTGTGCAAGCCTTGGTTCAGCAAGCCTTGGTTGGCGATACCAGGCTTTTACGCGCCGGCTCCTATTTCAGTCACTATATTTGCCTTGCCTTGCGTCAGATCGGGGCAGGCAACGAACTGCATACACGCTTTCACGTGTGGCGTCGTTTTCTGGATGCCGGATTCCACACGTTTCCCGAGGGTGGCATCGAAGGCCGATCCGATTGCCATGCCTGGAGCGCGCACCCGCTCTTCCACATGTTGAGCTCCATCCTGGGTATTCGTCCGGCGACGTGTGGTTTCGAGACCGTGCTGATCACCCCCGTATTGGGCCCGCTGCGCAACGTATCCGGCACGATGCCGCACCCCAAGGGAGATATTTCCGTCAAGATTGCCATTTCAGAACATCACGGCATGGCGGAAGTAACCCTGCCGGCCGGTCTTTCCGGTTCCTTCCGATGGGGGACTCAGACGCTGGATCTGCATGAGGGAAACCAGACGATCACACTGGGTGACGGCGCATCTTAA
- a CDS encoding ABC transporter ATP-binding protein, with translation MSSFVRHDPWGRGQPLEFHYRSRNPFGTLIALAGRSGWYYVWPLAAFVAKQSPVWVIPILVAHGIDTLSDPVRHPLHNLLVLASFTLLLIAQNVPMHTYFIHLVSSIIRRMEQRLRMALVIRLQQLSIDFHDTTETGRLQAKVLRDVEQIQMMSMYLCESVTNGATTIVFALCLTATKEPLMLLVYLVLVPLSTLLIRYFKRSIRERNQDFRASMEATSAEVAQMLDMIPVTRAHGLEESAINRFQQEIDLLLQRGVHLDRLNAIFASSTWVTFQVTTILGFCVTFWLCRAGRISVGDVVLYQALLTQIVNSIGIFTNVYPQVAKGAESIRSIGEVLECPDLELNEGKQPVTGVAGAITFDRVDYRYPNAKAPALKAFSLDVAAGDCVAFVGPSGAGKSTVMGLAIGFRRPTAGRILLDGSDMQSLDMRQYRRLISVVPQQTYLFRGTIRENITFGLDTVDRKRLDEVVEMTHVSEFIRNLPAGLDTPVGEGGSTLSGGQRQRIAIARAMIRDPRVIIFDEATTALDAESENLVQDAIYRMIQGRTTFIVAHRLSTVRKAGKIVFLRSGQIVEQGRYDELMAQRGEFFRLNELAG, from the coding sequence GTGTCTTCATTTGTTCGTCACGATCCATGGGGTCGCGGTCAGCCGCTGGAGTTCCACTATCGCAGCCGAAACCCGTTCGGCACGTTGATCGCACTGGCGGGCCGATCCGGCTGGTACTACGTGTGGCCGCTGGCGGCTTTTGTTGCCAAGCAGTCGCCCGTGTGGGTGATCCCGATTCTGGTTGCCCATGGCATTGACACGCTGTCTGACCCGGTGCGGCATCCGTTGCATAATCTTCTGGTATTAGCCAGTTTCACGCTTCTGCTGATTGCCCAGAACGTGCCCATGCACACCTACTTCATTCACCTCGTCAGCTCGATCATCAGACGGATGGAGCAGCGGTTACGCATGGCGCTGGTGATACGGCTGCAGCAACTCTCCATTGATTTCCACGACACGACGGAGACCGGGCGGCTGCAGGCCAAGGTGTTGCGCGATGTTGAGCAGATCCAGATGATGAGCATGTATTTGTGCGAGAGCGTCACGAATGGAGCAACCACCATCGTTTTTGCGCTGTGCTTGACCGCCACCAAGGAACCCTTGATGCTGCTGGTCTATCTTGTGCTGGTGCCGTTGTCCACGCTTCTGATCCGTTATTTCAAGAGATCCATCCGCGAGCGGAACCAGGATTTTCGCGCCAGCATGGAGGCCACCTCGGCGGAAGTGGCCCAGATGCTGGACATGATACCGGTCACCCGGGCGCATGGTCTGGAGGAGTCCGCCATCAACCGGTTTCAGCAGGAGATTGACCTTCTGCTTCAGCGGGGTGTGCATCTGGACCGGTTGAATGCGATCTTTGCCTCTTCCACATGGGTGACGTTCCAGGTGACAACGATTCTGGGGTTTTGCGTGACGTTCTGGTTGTGTCGGGCGGGCCGTATCAGCGTGGGCGATGTCGTGCTCTATCAGGCGCTGCTCACGCAGATCGTCAATTCCATCGGCATCTTTACCAATGTGTACCCGCAAGTGGCCAAGGGGGCGGAATCCATCCGATCCATCGGTGAGGTCTTGGAGTGCCCCGATCTCGAACTGAACGAGGGCAAGCAGCCGGTGACGGGCGTTGCCGGTGCGATCACGTTTGATCGCGTCGATTACCGCTATCCAAACGCCAAGGCCCCGGCGCTGAAGGCGTTTTCGTTGGATGTGGCGGCCGGGGACTGTGTGGCGTTTGTCGGGCCGTCGGGCGCGGGTAAGTCGACGGTCATGGGACTCGCCATCGGGTTCCGGCGGCCGACGGCCGGACGCATTCTGCTGGATGGATCGGACATGCAATCGCTGGACATGCGTCAGTATCGCCGCTTGATATCGGTAGTTCCGCAACAGACGTATCTGTTCCGGGGCACGATCCGCGAAAATATCACTTTTGGCCTGGATACGGTCGACCGGAAGAGGCTCGACGAAGTTGTGGAAATGACGCATGTGTCGGAATTCATCCGAAACCTGCCTGCCGGTCTCGACACGCCGGTTGGCGAGGGCGGATCCACGTTGTCGGGCGGACAGCGCCAGAGAATCGCCATTGCGCGGGCGATGATCCGCGACCCGCGTGTGATCATCTTCGACGAAGCCACCACCGCGCTCGATGCCGAGTCCGAGAATCTGGTGCAGGATGCGATTTACCGGATGATTCAGGGACGCACGACGTTTATCGTCGCCCACCGCCTGTCCACCGTGCGCAAGGCAGGCAAGATCGTGTTTCTCCGATCCGGCCAAATCGTCGAACAGGGCCGCTACGACGAACTCATGGCGCAACGCGGCGAGTTTTTCAGACTGAACGAACTGGCGGGCTAG
- a CDS encoding glycosidase → MSTCTLIGSAIPNLPWEERPAGQTDPIWRSARNPIIPRNFIPQADRIYNSAAVPFKDGFAGVFRVDDRTKIYRLHKGFSPDGIHWKIDHDPMTFIQNDPDLEKYDSGYDPRVVWIDDRYYVTWCNRFHGPTIGMAYTFDFQTFHFIENAFLPFNRNGVLFPRKINGHYAMLSRPSDNSHTPFGDIFYSQSPDLLYWGAHRWVMGPVRGWQSTKIGPGPIPIETSAGWLMIYHGVQGSCNGFIYSMGVALLDLDKPWKVIARSTPYLMGPETLYEVTGHVPNVCFPCAALADSNTGRIAIYYGAADTVVGLAYTTLDALMEFMEL, encoded by the coding sequence ATGTCCACATGCACGCTGATTGGAAGCGCGATTCCGAACCTTCCCTGGGAAGAGAGGCCGGCCGGCCAGACCGACCCGATCTGGCGTTCTGCCAGAAATCCGATTATTCCGCGCAACTTCATCCCCCAGGCTGATCGCATCTACAATAGCGCGGCCGTGCCGTTTAAGGACGGCTTTGCCGGTGTGTTTCGCGTCGATGATCGGACGAAAATCTACCGCCTGCATAAAGGCTTCAGCCCGGATGGCATCCACTGGAAGATTGACCATGATCCGATGACCTTTATACAAAACGACCCGGATCTGGAAAAATACGACTCCGGTTATGATCCCCGCGTGGTGTGGATTGACGACCGCTATTACGTGACCTGGTGCAACCGGTTTCATGGGCCGACGATTGGTATGGCCTACACGTTCGATTTCCAGACGTTTCATTTTATCGAAAACGCCTTTTTGCCGTTCAATCGCAATGGCGTTCTTTTCCCCCGGAAAATCAACGGCCATTACGCCATGCTGAGCCGACCCAGCGACAACAGCCACACGCCCTTCGGTGATATTTTCTACAGCCAGAGCCCGGACCTGCTGTATTGGGGCGCGCATCGGTGGGTCATGGGCCCTGTGCGGGGATGGCAGAGCACAAAGATCGGGCCGGGGCCCATTCCGATTGAGACGTCAGCCGGGTGGTTGATGATCTATCACGGCGTCCAGGGATCCTGCAATGGCTTTATTTACAGCATGGGCGTTGCCTTGCTGGACCTCGACAAACCCTGGAAGGTCATCGCGCGCAGCACCCCATATTTAATGGGCCCGGAAACGCTTTATGAAGTGACCGGCCATGTGCCCAACGTTTGCTTCCCCTGCGCGGCCCTGGCCGATTCCAACACCGGACGCATTGCGATCTACTACGGAGCCGCCGACACGGTTGTCGGGTTGGCCTACACAACGTTGGACGCTTTGATGGAGTTCATGGAGTTGTGA